In Bubalus kerabau isolate K-KA32 ecotype Philippines breed swamp buffalo chromosome 4, PCC_UOA_SB_1v2, whole genome shotgun sequence, one DNA window encodes the following:
- the ATP6V0A1 gene encoding V-type proton ATPase 116 kDa subunit a 1 isoform X6, with translation MADPDLLEESSSLLEPSEMGRGTPLRLGFVAGVINRERIPTFERMLWRVCRGNVFLRQAEIENPLEDPVTGDYVHKSVFIIFFQGDQLKNRVKKICEGFRASLYPCPETPQERKEMASGVNTRIDDLQMVLNQTEDHRQRVLQAAAKNIRVWFIKVRKMKAIYHTLNLCNIDVTQKCLIAEVWCPVTDLDSIQFALRRGTEHSGSTVPSILNRMQTNQTPPTYNKTNKFTYGFQNIVDAYGIGTYREINPAPYTIITFPFLFAVMFGDLGHGILMTLFAVWMVLRESRILSQKNENEMFSTIFSGRYIILLMGVFSIYTGLIYNDCFSKSLNIFGSSWSVRPMFDIYNWTEETLRGNPVLQLNPAVTGVFGGPYPFGIDPIWNIATNKLTFLNSFKMKMSVILGIIHMLFGVSLSLFNHTYFKKPLNIYFGFIPEIIFMTSLFGYLVILIFYKWTAYNAKTSEKAPSLLIHFINMFLFSYGDSGNSMLYSGQKGIQCFLVVVALLCVPWMLLFKPLVLRRQYLRRKHLGTLNFGGIRVGNGPTEEDAEIIQHDQLSTHSEDAEEFDFGDTMVHQAIHTIEYCLGCISNTASYLRLWALSLAHAQLSEVLWTMVIHIGLKVKSLAGGLALFFIFAAFATLTVAILLIMEGLSAFLHALRLHWVEFQNKFYSGTGFKFLPFSFEHIREGKFDD, from the exons ATGGCGGATCCAGACCTGTTGGAAGAGTCCTCGTCCCTCTTGGAGCCAAGCGAGATGGGAAGAGGCACGCCCTTGAGACTTGG CTTCGTGGCTGGTGTGATTAACCGGGAGCGCATCCCAACTTTTGAGCGCATGCTTTGGCGGGTGTGCCGGGGGAATGTGTTCCTGCGGCAGGCTGAAATCGAGAACCCCCTGGAGGATCCTGTGACT GGAGACTACGTGCACAAGTCTGTATTCATCATTTTCTTCCAAGGCGATCAGCTGAAAAACAGAGTCAAGAAAATCTGTGAAGG GTTCCGGGCTTCTCTCTATCCCTGTCCTGAGACGCCgcaggagagaaaggagatggCTTCTGGAGTTAATACCAGGATTGATGATCTCCAAATG GTTCTGAACCAAACAGAGGATCACCGCCAGAGGGTTCTTCAGGCTGCTGCCAAGAACATCCGTGTCTGGTTCATCAAGGTGCGGAAGATGAAGGCCATCTACCACACTTTGAACCTGTGCAACATAGATGTGACCCAGAAGTGCCTAATTGCGGAGGTCTGGTGCCCTGTCACTGACCTTGACTCCATCCAGTTTGCACTCAGAAGGGGCACG GAGCACAGTGGTTCCACCGTGCCATCCATTCTGAACAGGATGCAGACAAACCAGACTCCCCCCACCTATAACAAGACCAACAAGTTCACGTATGGCTTTCAGAACATAGTGGATGCTTATGGAATTGGAACTTACCGAGAGATAAATCCAG CTCCATACACCATCATCACTTTCCCTTTCCTGTTTGCTGTGATGTTTGGTGACCTTGGCCATGGCATTTTGATGACCCTTTTTGCTGTATGGATGGTGTTAAGAGAGAGCCGGATCCTCTCCCAGAAGAATGAGAATGAG ATGTTCAGCACTATATTCAGCGGCAGGTACATCATTCTGTTGATGGGCGTGTTCTCCATCTACACTGGCCTCATCTATAACGACTGTTTTTCCAAGTCTCTTAATATCTTTGGGTCATCCTGGAGCGTACGGCCGATGTTCGATATATACAACTGGAC GGAAGAGACACTTCGGGGGAACCCTGTCCTCCAGCTGAACCCAGCCGTCACTGGAGTTTTTGGTGGACCATATCCTTTTGGCATCGATCCA ATTTGGAACATTGCTACCAATAAACTGACCTTCCTCAACTCCTTTAAGATGAAGATGTCTGTTATCCTTGGTATCATCCACATGTTGTTTGGAGTCAGCCTGAGCCTTTTCAACCACAC CTACTTCAAGAAGCCCCTGAATATCTACTTTGGATTTATTCCAGAAATAATCTTCATGACCTCTTTGTTTGGTTACTTGGTTATCCTTATTTTTTACAAGTGGACGGCCTATAATGCTAAGACATCGGAGAAAGCACCAAGCCTTCTGATCCATTTCATAAATATGTTCCTCTTTTCCTACGGGGACTCTGGTAATTCAATGCTGTATTCTGGACAG AAAGGAATTCAGTGTTTCCTGGTAGTGGTTGCACTGCTGTGTGTCCCTTGGATGCTACTGTTTAAACCACTGGTCCTTCGCCGTCAGTATTTGAGGAGGAAGCATTTG GGAACTCTCAACTTTGGTGGGATCAGGGTGGGCAACGGACCGACAGAGGAGGATGCTGAGATTATTCAGCATGACCAGCTCTCCACCCATTCAGAGGACGCAGAGGAG TTTGATTTTGGGGACACCATGGTGCACCAGGCCATCCACACCATCGAGTACTGCCTGGGCTGCATCTCCAACACCGCCTCCTACCTGCGGCTCTGGGCCCTCAGCCTCGCTCATGCAC AGTTGTCCGAGGTGCTTTGGACCATGGTGATCCACATCGGCCTGAAGGTGAAGAGCCTGGCCGGGGGCTTGGCGCTGTTCTTCATCTTTGCCGCCTTCGCCACCCTGACCGTGGCCATCCTCCTGATCATGGAGGGCCTCTCAGCCTTTCTCCATGCGCTGCGGTTACACTG